A genome region from Cutaneotrichosporon cavernicola HIS019 DNA, chromosome: 5 includes the following:
- a CDS encoding uncharacterized protein (NUDIX domain) gives MSWIVAKEKRPASTAANVPAVPKPSSSVMLVSPTNQLLLLHRVQRSSAFPSAHVFPGGNLSSFHEVIPSEQDVGRHNDGYAYRLAAIRETFEESGILLARKKGTPPGGPLLKLSEAEIEDGRKAVHGDKIKFEEWLDQKGGVAEIESLVPFTRWITPPNVPKRFTTQMYVYMLPLNSDAVGHDAEVTVHNPTHDGGIEHTAAAFDDCADWLKRGKSGEIIIYPPQMYLIGHLAEHLTGPGNYGAQRDSLKSFLASSTTGRSNHATSSINWADKVISPVGRGVHKASGKQILSLEGSGPELRGSGRAGDFDRVVLVKGTKAGPRNVEVVWRDDVAEDLKSAVMAPKDVKAKL, from the exons ATGTCCTGGATCGTCGCAAAGGAGAAGCGGCCCGCATCGACCGCGGCAAACGTGCCGGCCGTGCCTaagccgagctcaag TGTTATGCTCGTGTCGCCGACAaaccagctcctcctccttcatcGGGTTCAGCGCTCGTCCGCGTTCCCGTCGGCTCACGTGTTCCCGGGCGGCAACCTCAGTAGCTTCCACGAGGTTATCCCCAGCGAGCAGGATGTCGGGCGGCACAATGACGGGTATGCGTACCGTCTCGCAGCCATTCGCGAAACGTTTGAGGAGTCGGGCATCCTGCTTGCCCGCAAGAAGGGGACGCCGCCAGGCGGCCctctcctcaagctcagcgaggccgagattGAGGATGGCCGCAAGGCCGTACACGGGGATAAGATCAAGTTTGAGGAGTGGCTGGATCAGAAGGGCGGCGTGGCCGAGATTG AATCTCTCGTGCCCTTCACGCGCTGGATCACTCCTCCCAATGTTCCCAAGCGCTTCACGACGCAGATGTACGTCTACATGCTGCCTCTGAACTCGGACGCAGTGGGTCACGATGCTGAGGTGACGGTGCACAACCCAACCCATGACGGCGGGATCGAGCACACGGCCGCGGCCTTTGACGACTGCGCCGACTGGCTGAAGCGCGGAAAGAGTGGGGAAATCATCATCTACCCTCCTCAGATGTACCTCATCGgccacctcgccgagcacctGACAGGGCCTGGCAACTACGGTGCTCAGCGCGACTCGCTCAAGAGCTTCCTGGCCTCAAGCACCACCGGACGGTCAAACCACGCAACAAGCAGCATCAACTGGGCGGACAAGGTCATCTCGCCAGTGGGCCGTGGTGTGCACAAGGCGAGTGGGAAGCAGATTCTCTCGCTCGAGGGGTCTGGTCCCGAACTCCGTGGTTCGGGCCGCGCCGGTGACTTTGACCGTGTCGTGCTCGTCAAGGGCACCAAGGCGGGACCACGCAACGTCGAGGTTGTgtggcgcgacgacgtcgctgAAGATCTCAAGAGCGCCGTCATGGCGCCCAAGGATGTTAAGGCCAAGTTGTAG